Proteins encoded in a region of the Labrus bergylta chromosome 9, fLabBer1.1, whole genome shotgun sequence genome:
- the slbp gene encoding histone RNA hairpin-binding protein isoform X1, producing MSDWNREKRREAHSSEHESRSHGSSRWSHCRKRGVDGSLRTKRDPEGSDKAHNKERHDNRNDSFRTPESAGPVSRCGRRSDWGSQVEDDEMRRDVHRDMQRYRRRILGGDATQRERRASSGSSGSCDSREGDSMETDEGVLLRRQKQINYGKNTLAYDRYVKEVPKHLRQAGVHPKTPNKFRKYSRRSWDQQIKLWKVKLHAWDPPTEEGGDKSLHNINELGLDDVMDIELDFPSLSDSQDAPAPLSTHSLSLEDEDCMGTPVKVQRTDSTAEPGI from the exons ATGTCTGACTGGAACAGGGAGAAACGACGTGAAGCTCACAGCAGCGAACATGAAAGCAG GAGTCATGGATCGTCTCGGTGGTCCCACTGTAGAAAGAGAGGGGTTGATGGTAGTCTGAGGACCAAGAGGGACCCAGAAGGCAGTGACAAAGCTCACAACAAGGAACGACATGACAACAGAAATGACAG TTTCAGGACTCCAGAGAGCGCCGGCCCCGTGTCTCGCTGTGGTCGGCGGTCAGACTGGGGCAGTCAGGTGGAGGACGACGAGATGAGGAGAGACGTACACAGAGACATGCAGCG TTACAGGAGGAGGATACTGGGAGGAGACgccactcagagagagagacgggccTCCTCCGGATCCTCTGGGAG CTGTGACTCCAGAGAGGGAGACAGCATGGAGACCGATGAGGGAGTGTTGCTACGGCGACAGAAACAGATAAACTACGGCAAGAACACGCTGGCCTACGACCGATACGTCAAAGAAGTACCCAA gCACCTGCGTCAGGCCGGCGTTCACCCAAAGACCCCCAACAAGTTCAGGAAGTATAGCCGGCGCTCGTGGGACCAGCAGATCAAACTGTGGAAGGTGAAGCTGCACGCCTGGGACCCCCCCACAGAGGAGGGCGGTGACAAAAGCCTCCATAACAT aaacGAGCTGGGTCTTGATGATGTCATGGACATCGAGCTGGACTTCCCCTCCCTGTCAGACTCCCAGGATGCCCCAGCTCCTCTCAGCACTCACAGCCT
- the slbp gene encoding histone RNA hairpin-binding protein isoform X2 has product MSDWNREKRREAHSSEHESRSHGSSRWSHCRKRGVDGSLRTKRDPEGSDKAHNKERHDNRNDSFRTPESAGPVSRCGRRSDWGSQVEDDEMRRDVHRDMQRRRILGGDATQRERRASSGSSGSCDSREGDSMETDEGVLLRRQKQINYGKNTLAYDRYVKEVPKHLRQAGVHPKTPNKFRKYSRRSWDQQIKLWKVKLHAWDPPTEEGGDKSLHNINELGLDDVMDIELDFPSLSDSQDAPAPLSTHSLSLEDEDCMGTPVKVQRTDSTAEPGI; this is encoded by the exons ATGTCTGACTGGAACAGGGAGAAACGACGTGAAGCTCACAGCAGCGAACATGAAAGCAG GAGTCATGGATCGTCTCGGTGGTCCCACTGTAGAAAGAGAGGGGTTGATGGTAGTCTGAGGACCAAGAGGGACCCAGAAGGCAGTGACAAAGCTCACAACAAGGAACGACATGACAACAGAAATGACAG TTTCAGGACTCCAGAGAGCGCCGGCCCCGTGTCTCGCTGTGGTCGGCGGTCAGACTGGGGCAGTCAGGTGGAGGACGACGAGATGAGGAGAGACGTACACAGAGACATGCAGCG GAGGAGGATACTGGGAGGAGACgccactcagagagagagacgggccTCCTCCGGATCCTCTGGGAG CTGTGACTCCAGAGAGGGAGACAGCATGGAGACCGATGAGGGAGTGTTGCTACGGCGACAGAAACAGATAAACTACGGCAAGAACACGCTGGCCTACGACCGATACGTCAAAGAAGTACCCAA gCACCTGCGTCAGGCCGGCGTTCACCCAAAGACCCCCAACAAGTTCAGGAAGTATAGCCGGCGCTCGTGGGACCAGCAGATCAAACTGTGGAAGGTGAAGCTGCACGCCTGGGACCCCCCCACAGAGGAGGGCGGTGACAAAAGCCTCCATAACAT aaacGAGCTGGGTCTTGATGATGTCATGGACATCGAGCTGGACTTCCCCTCCCTGTCAGACTCCCAGGATGCCCCAGCTCCTCTCAGCACTCACAGCCT